The DNA segment AATCGGGCGGCCGAAGCGGCCCTATGTGGTCAACTCTTTCTTGACCAACGCGTGTGCGCTCCGCTGGTCACGGGCTGGGGGCGTACGGGTATATGCGTACGCCGTCGGACCACCCGTGCGCCGCCCCGCTCCCAGCCGGCGCCCGCGTCGGGCGAGTTGATCTCCGCCGTGCTCCGCGCGGTGCCGGTTCCCGGGCGGTCATAGACTGGTGCGCTGCCCGTCCGATCCCCGCCCGAGAGGCCCGATCCCGCCCATGAAGCTCGTCTTCGCCGGTACCCCCGAGGTCGCCGTTCCCGCCCTGGACGCCCTGCTCGCCTCCGGGCGGCACGAGGTGGCCGCCGTCGTCACCCGGCCCGACGCCCCCGCGGGCCGGGGCCGCAGGCTGGTCGCGTCGCCCGTGGCCGAGCGGGCGGAGGAGGCCGGTATCGAGGTGCTCAAGCCGGCCAAGCCGCGGGACCCCGAGTTCCTGGCCCGGCTGACGGAGATCGCCCCGGACTGCTGCCCGGTCGTCGCCTACGGCGCGCTCCTGCCCCGGACCGCCCTCGACATCCCGGCGCACGGCTGGGTCAACCTGCACTTCTCGCTGCTGCCCGCCTGGCGCGGCGCGGCGCCCGTGCAGCACGCGCTGATGGCGGGCGACGAGATCACGGGCGCGTCCACCTTCCTCATCGAGGAGGGCCTGGACTCCGGGCCGGTGTACGGGACGGTGACCGAGGAGATCCGGCCCACCGACACCAGCGGCGACCTGCTCACCCGGCTGGCCTTCGCGGGGGCGGGGCTGCTCGCGGCGACCATGGACGGCATCGAGGACGGCACGCTGAAGGCCGTACCGCAGCCGGGCGAGGGCATCACCCTCGCCCCGAAGATCAACGTCGAGGATGCCGAGGTGGCCTGGGCGGCGCCCGCGCTGCGCGTCGACCGGGTCGTGCGCGGATGCACCCCGGCGCCGGGCGCCTGGACCACCTTCCGCGGCGAACGGCTCAAGCTCATCCAGGTCGCGCCCGTCCCCGAGCGGACCGACCTCGCGCCGGGCCACCTCGCCGCGGGCAAGAACAACGTCCACGTGGGCACCGGCTCCTACGCCGTCGAACTCCTCTGGGTCCAGGCCCAGGGCAAGAAGCCGATGCGCGCGGCGGACTGGGCCCGGGGCGCGCGGATCGGCGAGGGAGAGGTGCTGGGCGGCTGAGCCGGGGCGGGCCCGGGCGAGCCCTTTCCCGGATGCGGACGACGGAGGCGGTCGGCTGGGTGAGGCCGGTCGGCCCGGGGGCGAGATGGTCTGCGACCCCCGGGGGTCCCTCCCCCCCTCCCCCCACCCCCTCCCCTCACCCCCACACCCCCGGTCACCTCCGCCGACGTAGGCTTGGCCGCATACCCCTTTCACCTCCGGAGCACCTTTTTCGTGAGCGAGCAGTCGCGGCGGGGCCATAAGCCCGCCAAGCCCTACCGGCGTCCCAAGAAGGACCCCGTCCGCATCCTGGCCTTCGAGGCGCTGCGGGCGGTGGACGAGCGGGACGCGTACGCCAACCTCGTGCTGCCCCCGCTGCTGAGGAAGGCGCGGGAGAAGGACGACTTCGACGCGCGGGACGCCGCGCTCGCGACCGAGCTGGTGTACGGGACGCTGCGCAGGCAGGGCACGTACGACGCCGTGATCGCCGCGTGTGTGGACCGGCCGTTGCGCGAGGTCGACCCGCCGGTGCTGGACGTGCTCAGCCTCGGCGCGCATCAGTTGCTCGGGACGCGGATCCCGACGCACGCCGCGGTGTCCGCGACCGTGGAGCTCGCCCGGGTCGTGCTGGGCGACGGCCGGGCCAAGTTCGTCAACGCGGTGCTCCGCAAGATCGCGCAGGACGATCTCGACGGCTGGATCGGCAAGGTCGCGCCGTCCTACGACGAGGACCCCGAGGACCACCTCGCCGTCGTGCACTCCCACCCCCGCTGGGTCGTCTCCGCGCTGTGGGACTCCCTGGGCGGCGGGCGGGCCGGTATCGAGGAACTGCTCGCGGCGGACAACGAGCGGCCCCGGGTGACGCTGGTCGCGCGGCCGGGCCGGGCCACCGCCGAGGAGCTGCTGCGCGAGGAGGCCGCGGAGGCCGGGCACTGGTCGCCGTACGCCGTGCGGCTGGCCGAGGGCGGGGAGCCGGGGGCGGTCGAGGCGGTGCGCGAGGGCCGTGCCGGGGTGCAGGACGAGGGCAGCCAGCTGGTCGCCCTCGCGCTGGCCAACGCGCCCCTGGAAGGGCCGGACACCAAGTGGCTCGACGGCTGTGCGGGACCCGGTGGCAAGGCCGCCCTGCTGGGGGCGCTCGCCGCCGAACGCGGTGCCGTACTGCTCGCCTCGGAGAAGCAGCCGCACCGGGCCGGTCTGGTGGCCAAGGCGCTGGCCGGCAACCCGGGGCCGTACCAGGTCATCGCGGCGGACGGCACGCGGCCGCCGTGGCGGCCCGGCAGTTTCGACCGGGTGCTGGTGGACGTGCCCTGCACCGGGCTCGGCGCGCTGCGCCGGCGGCCCGAGGCGCGCTGGCGCCGGCGTCCCGAGGACCTGGACAATTTCGCTCCCCTCCAGCGCGCCCTGCTGCGCACTGCGCTCGACTCGGTGCGCGTCGGCGGCGTGGTCGGCTATGCCACCTGCTCTCCGCACCTCGCCGAGACCCGGGTGGTCGTCGCCGATGTGCTCAAGCAGTACCCGGACGCCGAACTCGTCGACGCCCGGCCGCTGCTGCCCGGGGTCCCCGCGCTCGGAGAGGGCCCGGACATCCAGCTGTGGCCGCATGTGCACGGCACTGACGCGATGTACCTCGCGCTGATCCGCAGGACCGCCGGCTGACGGTCGCGAAGAGCGGCTGCGCGGTTCACATTTCACCGCATGCGGCCGCTTCGTCGCTGTCCGTTATCCACAGGAACGGGCAGACCATCCGACGAACGACGGATCAGTATGATGAGCGCTCTCGCCTGTGGACAGGCGCGAACATCAGTCCCTCGGACATGGCAGTCTTGGGGCATGGCCGCGCAGATCAACCCCAGCATCCTGTCCGCCGACTTCGCACGCCTCGCGGAGGAGGCCAAGGCGGTCCAGGGCGCCGACTATCTCCACGTCGACGTCATGGACAACCATTTCGTCCCGAACCTCACGCTCGGCGTGCCGGTGGTGGAGTCCCTGGCCCGTGCGACGGACACCCCGCTGGACTGCCACCTGATGATCGAGGACCCCGACCGCTGGGCTCCGCAGTACGTGGAGGCGGGCGCCTCGTCGGTCACCTTCCATGTGGAGGCGGCCGCCGCCCCGGTCCGCCTCGCCCGCGAGATCCGCGCCAAGGGCGCGCGCGCCTCCATGGCGCTCAAGCCCGCGACGCCGATCGAGCCGTACGAGGACCTGCTGCCGGAACTCGACATGCTGCTGATCATGACCGTCGAGCCGGGCTTCGGTGGCCAGGCGTTCCTCGACATCATGCTGCCGAAGATCCGCCGCACCCGAGAGCTGATCGCCAAGCACGGCCTCCAGCTCTGGCTCCAGGTCGACGGCGGTGTCTCGGCGGCCACGATCGAGCGGTGCGCGGAGGCGGGCGCCGATGTCTTCGTGGCCGGCTCGGCGGTCTACGGGGCGCAGGACCCGGCGGAGGCGGTGCGTGCCCTGCGCGCCCAGGCGGACACGGCCACCGCCAAGGCGTCCTGGGCATGCGACCACTGAGCCACGGCTATGTGAACGGTTGAGAGAACGCCGCCCATCAGGGCGGATCAGTCGCGCCGGATCTGCAAGGATGAACGGCGAATCCAGAGTGTGAACAGCAGTGAGGAGATCGCCGTGTCGGGTATGTCGGCGGGCCGGTCAGCCATGCGGATGGGACCCGCTGAGCTGGTCCAGGCGGCGGCCATGGCCCGCCGCTTCTACCTCGAGGGCAAGTCCAAGATCCAGATCGCGGAGGAGTTCGGCGTCAGCCGCTTCAAGGTGGCCCGGGTCCTGGAGACCGCTCTCGAACGGGATCTCGTGCGCATCGAGATCCGCGTACCGGCCGAGCTGGACGCCGAGCGCTCCGACGCGCTCCGCGCCCGCTACGGCCTGCGGCACGCCGTCGTGGTCGAGTCCCCGGCCGAGGCCGAGGAGACCCCCGACCCCGAGAACCTCGGCGAGGTCGCCGCGGACCTGCTCGGCGAACTGGTCAACGAGGGGGACGTGCTCGGGCTGGCCTGGGGCCGGTCCACCATCCACATGGCGGCCGCCCTCGACCGGCTGCCGCCGTGCACGGTGGTGCAGCTGACGGGTGTGTACGACGCCGGTACGTCCGAGCGCGGCTCGGTCGAGGCCGTGCGCCGTGCCGCCCAGGTGTCGGGCGGCGACGCCCACCCGATCTACGCGCCGATGCTGCTGCCGGACGCGGCCACCGCGGCGGCCCTGCGCAGCCAGACCGGGATCGCCCGCGCCTTCGAGTACTTCGACAAGGTCACGGTCGCCTGCGTCTCCATCGGTTCCTGGGAGCCGGGCATCTCGACGGTGCACGACATGCTCAGCGACGAGGAGCGGGCGCACTACGCCTCGCTCGGTGTCTCCGCCGAGATGGCCGCGCACCTCTTCGACGCCGAGGGGCGCCGGATCGGGCGGGACCTCGGGGAGCGGTGCATCACCGTCAAGGCGGACCAGCTGCGACGTATCCCGGAGGTCGTCGCGATCGCCGGTGGCCAGCGCAAGGCGTCCGCGATCGACGCGGTGCTCCGCTCCGGGCTGGTCACCAGCCTGGTCACGGACACCTCGGCCGCGGACTACCTGATGACGGCGGGCCCGACCCCGAAGCCCGCGCTCAGCCGCCAGGACCCCGACGGGCAGTAAGGGGACCGGGCGGCCCCCTGACCGCCGTGTGCCGTCGGCCCGCCGGGACCGGGCCGACGGCACGGCTGTGATGCCACCGGAGCGCCGCCGTCGGGGCAAGCGGTGACGGGGCGGCCCGGTGACCGGGTCGCGGGACGCCTCGGGCCGCCTTTGGCCAGGCGGCCCGGTCGCATCGTCGTCCGGTCCTGCCGACGTCCTGTCGTCGTACCCGCGACCGCCGTGACAGCATCATCCGCATGCTGTCGTCGTCCCGCTCCGGCCCCCCGCCGTCCGAACGGCCCCGCTCCCGGGCGCCCGGCCGGTCTCCGTCCCGGCCCCTGTCCCGGCTGTTCGCCGGGCTGCTCGTCGTCCTCGCCGTTCTGCTGGCCGGGTGCTCCCCGACGGCGACGACGGGGAACGGCACGACGCGGACGCCCACCGGCGCGTCCGCGGGTTCGTCCGCCGGATCCGCCGCCACTCCCGGCTGGGCCAAGGGCATGGCGACCGTGCCCGCGTCGCGGTTGCCGGCCGAGGCGCGGCGGACGCTGGCGCTCATCGACCGGGGCGGCCCCTACCCCTACGCGCGGGACGGGATCGTCTTCGGGAACTTCGAGCGGCATCTGCCCAAGCACCAGCGCGGCTACTACCACGAGTACACCGTGAAGACACCGGGCTCACGCGATCGCGGGGCGCGGCGCGTCATCACCGGGCAGGGCGGGGAGTTCTACTACACCGATGATCACTACAACTCGTTCCGGGCGGTACTGAGATGACCGAGAACCTCACGGACCGCCGGGTCGTCACCCTGGACCTCACCGGCGTCGCGGACAAGTCCGCCCTGATGGACGCGGTGGCCCGCGCGCTCCACCTGCCCGACTGGTTCGGCCGGAACTGGGACGCCCTCCTCGACAGCCTCTCCGACCCCTCGGTCTGGCCGTCCGAGGCGGGCGAACGCGGCCTGCTGCTCGTCGTCACGGGATGGGAGCCGTACGCGCAGGCCCGCCCCGACGAGTGGCGCGTGGCCCGCGAGGTCTTCACCGAGGCGAGCGAACGCCCCGCACCCCTGACCGTGGCCCTCGCGCTGGCCTGAGCACACCCGTCCCGCCGACACCGCCGCATCACGACGGCGGCACCCGCCCGCTGCGTGCCCGGGAGTTGCGGGCGCGGCTCGGGCCGGCCGAGGCCGGGTCAGACCGGTAGGGCGGCCTCTTCCGGGGCGGCCCGGGGACCGTACGGACCTCCGGCGCGCCCACGACCCGGTACTCCTGGAGGGACCCGGCGGGGTGGCGGCCGCGGCCACCGCGCTCCTGGAACCGGTCCGGCGCGACGCCCGCCCGGACGCGCCGGACGGCGCGCGCGAGGCGTTCCCGCGGGAGGCGCGCACCGCGCTGCGGTGACCGGAAGATCTTTCGGCTGATCCTCCGAAGCCGGGCCCGGCACGCTGGAGGTTTCGCCCGGGGACGTTACGGGGCGGGACATGGGAGAATGAAGTACGTGCTCTTTTCCCCCTGGCGCACCCGTCGGGGGGTCACCTCTGAACGACTGGGATGTGCGGCACGTGCGTTTCCTCAATGACATCCGGCCCACGTACGACCTGACGTACGACGACGTGTTCATGGTGCCGAGCCGCTCCGCCGTGGGCTCGCGGCAGGGCGTGGACCTCAGCTCGCCGGACGGCACGGGAACGACCATCCCGCTCGTCGTCGCCAACATGACCGCCATCGCCGGCCGCCGCATGGCCGAGACCGTGGCCCGACGCGGTGGCCTCGTGGTCATCCCGCAGGACATCCCGAACGATGTGATCATCGACGTGGTCTCCTGGGTCAAGAGCCGCCACCTGGTGCTGGACACCCCCATCGTGCTGGCCCCGCACCAGACCGTCGCCGACGCCCTCGCGCTGCTGCCCAAGCGGTCGCACAACGCGGGCGTGGTCGTGGACGGCGAGCGGCGGCCCATCGGCGTCGTGACCGACGCGGACCTCTGCGGCGTCGACCGCTTCACCCAGCTCGAAGTGGTCATGTCCAAGGACCTGCTCCTGCTGGACGCGGACATCGACCCGCGCGAGGCGTTCAACACCCTCGACGCGCACAACCGCCGCTACGCCCCGGCCGTCGACAAGGACGGCAGGCTGGCCGGCATCCTCACCCGCAAGGGCGCCCTGCGCGCCACCCTGTACACCCCGGCCGTGGACGCGAACGGCAAGCTGCGCGTCGCCGCCGCCGTGGGTATCAACGGCGATGTGGCGGGCAAGGCCAAGGAACTGCTCGACGCGGGCGTGGACACGCTCGTCATCGACACCGCGCACGGCCACCAGGAGTCGATGATCAACGCGATCAAGGTGGTGCGGGCCCTCGACCCGCAGGTGCCGATCGTCGCGGGCAACATCGTCTCCGCCGAGGGCGTCAAGGACCTGATCGACGCGGGCGCGGACATCATCAAGGTCGGTGTCGGCCCCGGCGCCATGTGCACCACCCGGATGATGACCGGCGTGGGCCGCCCCCAGTTCTCCGCCGTCCTGGAGTGCGCCGCCGAGGCGAGGAAGTACGGCAAGCACGTGTGGGCCGACGGCGGTGTCCGCCACCCGCGCGACGTGGCCATGGCGCTCGCCGCCGGCGCCTCGAACGTGATGGTGGGCTCCTGGTTCGCCGGTACGTACGAGTCCCCGGGCGACCTCCAGCACGACGCGAACGGCCGCCCCTACAAGGAGTCGTTCGGCATGGCGTCCGCGCGCGCGGTGCGCAACCGCACGTCGGAGGAGTCGTCGTACGACCGCGCCCGCAAGGCGCTGTTCGAGGAGGGCATCTCCACCTCCCGGATGTTCCTCGACCAGGCCCGCCCGGGTGTCGAGGACCTCATCGACTCGATCATCGCGGGCGTCCGCTCCTCCTGCACCTACGCCGGTGCCGACTCGCTGGAGGAGTTCGCCGACCGGGCGATCGTCGGCGTCCAGAGCGCGGCCGGATACGCCGAGGGCAAGCCGCTGCACGCCAGCTGGAGCTGATCCCGCGCCCGCCCCGCCCCATCGCCGCGCCCGGCGGTGGGGCGCGGCGTCGCGGCAGGTGACGTACCGTGGACTGGATGATCACGCGTCAGCAGCCGTCCGCGGGCCTCGGTGCGCGCCTGATGCGCCGCAAGCCCGTGGAACTCCTGGTCGCCGAGGGCGGCCAGGGCGAGGGCGGTACGCTGCGGCGCTCCCTCGGGCTGTGGCAGCTGACCATGATCAGCATCGGGGCCACGCTCGGCACCGGGATCTTCGTGGTCCTCGGCGAGGCCGTGCCCAAGGCGGGCCCCGCCGTCATCCTCTCCTTCGTGCTCGCCGGTTTCACCGCGCTGTTCTCGGCCCTGTCCTACGCCGAACTCGCCGGCACCATCCCGGTCGCAGGCTCCTCCTACTCGTACGCCTACGCGACGCTGGGCGAGCTGATCGCCTGGGTCTGCGGCTGGTGCCTGCTCCTGGAGTACGGCGTCTCGGTCGCCGCCGTCGCGGTCGGCTGGGGCCAGTACCTGAACGAGCTGCTGGACGGCACCGTCGGCGTCACCTTCCCGGCCGCGCTGTCCGCCCCGCCGGGCCACGGCGGCGTCTTCAACCTGCCCGCCCTGATCGTCGTTCTGCTCGCCATGGTGTTCCTGCTCGGCGGCGCCAGGGAGTCCGCGCGGGTCAACACCGTGATGGTGTGTGTGAAGATCGCCGCGCTGATCCTGTTCTGCGCGGTCGGCCTCATGGGTGTCAGGGCCGGGAACTACACGCCCTTCATGCCGCTCGGCATGGCCGGGGTCAGCGCGGCCGGCGGCACGCTGTTCTTCTCGTACATCGGCTTCGACGCGGCCTCCACCGCCGGGGAGGAGGCGAAGGACGCGCCGCGCGACCTGCCCCGCGCGATCATGCTCTCGCTGGTCATCGTGACGGCCCTGTACGTGCTGGTCGCCGCCGTCGCGGTCGGCGCCAGGCCGTGGCGGACCTTCAGCGGCTCCGAGGCCGCGCTCGCCCAGATCATGCGGGACGTCACCGGGCAGCGCTTCTGGGCGACCCTGCTGGCCTTCTGCGCGGTCGTCGCCATCGCCAGCGTGGTGCTGACCGTGCTCTACGGCCAGACGCGCATCCTGTTCGCCATGGCCCGCGACGGACTCATGCCGAGGATCTTCGAGCGGGTGGACCCGAGGAGCGGGACGCCGCGGGCGAACACCGTCATCGTGTCCCTGTTCTGCGGCATCCTCGCCGCGGCGGTCCCACTGGGACAGCTGGCCGACGCCACCAGCATCGGCACGCTGTTCGCCTTCGCGCTCGTCAATGTGGCGGTCGTGGTGCTGCGGCGGACGCGGCCCGGGATGCGGCGCACCTTCCGGGTGCCGCTGTCGCCGCTGCTGCCCGCGCTCGGCTTCTTCTTCTGCGTGTGGCTCATGGGCAGTCTGTCCGCCGTGACCTGGACGGTGTTCGGTGTCTGGCTGGCGGTCGGGCTCGTGTTCTACTTCGTATACGGCTTCCGCCGGTCCCGTCTCGCGAAAAAGTAAGTGAACCACCCGCTGTGTTGAACGATCTCGACGAACGCATCGTGCACGCCCTCGCCGAGGACGCCCGCCGCTCCTACGCGGACATCGGGCAACTGGTCGGACTGTCCGCGCCCGCGGTGAAACGGCGGGTGGACCGGTTGCGGGCCACCGGGGCGATCACCGGGTTCACCGTGCGGGTCGACCCCGCGGCGCTCGGCTGGGAGACCGAGGGGTACATCGAGATCTACTGCCGCCGGAACACCTCGCCGGAGACGATCCTGCGGGGCCTGGAGCGGTACCAGGAGGTCGTGGCGGCGTCGACGGTGACCGGGGAGGCGGACGCGATCGCGCAGGTGTTCGCCTCCGACATGCGCCACTTCGAGCGGGTCCTGGAACGCATCGCGGGAGAGCCGTTCGTGGAACGGACGAAGTCCGTGCTGGTGCTGTCCCCCCTGCTGCGGCGGTTCTCCTCGGGGGCGCCGGGATAGGGCTCCAGGGGCGGCCTACTCCGCCGCCTTCCGCGACAGCGCGTTGTTGCCGATCGAGTTGTGCACGCTGAACGTCACCGCGTCCGGGCGGTAGCGGTCGTCCGACCACTCCACCGGGCGGCCCTCCCGCGTCGTCGTCACGCGGCGCACCCGCAGCAGCGGGCTCGTGCGGCGGACCCGGAGCAGTCCGGCATCGCGCGCGCCGCAGGCGACCGCGTCGATGATGTGCTCGCCGTAGGCGAAGACCAGCCCGGTGTCCTCGTACAGGCGCTGGGTGACGGAGGGGCAGTCGGGCTCGATGGACTCGACGGCGGGGGAGATCCAGTCGGCGTAGACCGTGCGTTCGAGCAGGACCGGGTCGCCGTCCAGGCCGCGCAGCCGCAGGACGTGCAACACCGGCGTGCGCAGCGGGAGTTGGAGGCGGACGGCGTCCTCGTGGGTGGCCGGCCGGTAGGACTGCTCGACCACCCGGCCGGTCGCCTCGCGGCCCATCGCACGGGCCCACTGGGCGAAGCTGCGCAACTCCTCGAAGCTCTGGCTGCGGCGGCTCGCGAGGACCACGCGGCGGGCGCCCTGACGGGAGCCGATCAGCCCCTCGGCGGTGAGCGCGGCGACGGCTTGGCGGACCGTGCCGCGCGAGACGCCGTAATGGGCGGCCAGCTCCGACTCCGAGGGCAGCCGGCTGCCGACCGTGTACTGCTCGCGGTCGATCGCGCGGCGCAGCTCGTCGGCGATCTCCTCGTGTCGCGCCGTCATGCTTCCCCTCTGCGTAGGCGACTGTGCACAGCGTGAGCAGCCTAATCGACGTTTCACCGGGTGCCGGGCGAGCCGCAACTGTGCAGGGAAACAGCGGCTGGTGTTCCCTCCGTGTTCACGGACAGGACACCGAAGGCGGGCGTACTGAGGCCGACTTGTTCAGACAAGTTTGTCGAACAGGTCGACCAACCCCCGTAGCACCTCACTCCCCGTGCTTCCCCTGGAGAGACCGTGAAGTTGTCCCTGCCGAGAAACGCCGCGCTCGGCGGCTCCCTCGCCGTCGTCGCCGCGCTCGCGCTGAGTGCCTGCGGCGCCGCCCCCGACAACGCGTCGACCACCACCAAGGACGGCAAGAGCGCCGCCACCGCCACCTCCGCGGCCGACTTCGGCGGCATGGCCGCCCTGGTCAAGGCGGCCAAGAAGGAGGGCTCGCTGCACATCATCGCGGTGCCCCGCGACTGGGCCAACTACGGCGCGATCATCGACGCCTTCCAGAAGAAGTACGGCATCAAGATCCAGGACGAGAGCCCCGACGGCTCCAGCCAGGACGAGATCAACGCCGTCACCTCCCGCAAGGGCCAGGACCGCGCCCCCGACGTCCTCGACCTCGGCAGCTCCTTCGCGCTCAGCGCCGCCCAGCAGGGCCTGCTCGCCCCCTACAAGGTGACCTCCTTCGGCGACATCCCGGCCGGCCAGAAGGACCCGCAGGCGCGCTGGTACAACGACTACGGCGGCTACATCTCCATCGGCTGCGACGCCAAGCGCGTCAAGGAGTGCCCGACCACCTTCAAGGACCTGCTCAAGCCCCAGTACAAGGGCCAGGTCGCGCTCAACGGCAACCCGACCAAGTCCGGCTCGGCCTTCGGCGGCGTCTACGCGGCGGCGCTCGCCAACGGCGGCTCCTTCGACAGCGTCCAGCCCGGCCTGGACTTCTTCGCCAAGCTGAAGAAGAACGGCAACTACACGCCGGTCGAGTCCACCCCGGCCACCGTGGAGAAGGGCGAGACCCCGATCTCCATCGACTGGGACTACCTGAACGCCGGCTACGCCGACGAGTTCAGGTCCAAGGGCCTCGACTGGAAGGTCGTCGTCCCGAGCGACGGCCAGTACGCCCAGTACTACTCCCAGGCCATCACCAAGGACGCCCCGCACCCCGCGGCCGCCCGCCTGTGGCAGGAGTTCCTGTACAGCACCGAGGGCCAGAACCTGTGGCTCAAGGGGTACGCCCGCCCGGCCCTGATGACCGCCATGGAGTCGGCCGGCACCCTCGACAAGACGGCCGCCGCCAAGCTGCCCAAGGTCAGCGGGTCGGCGTCCTTCCCGACCGAGGCCGAGCAGAGCAAGGCCAAGACGGTCATCGCGCAGGGCTGGGGTAAGGCCGTCTCCGGATGACCACCGCTCTGACCCGCACGGACGTGGCGCCCGTCGCTTCGGCGAAGCGGCGGCGCCGCGCCCCGGGCTGGCTGGCCGTGCTGCCGCTGCTCGTCTTCACGGCCGTCGCCTTCGGCCTGCCCGCCCTCGCGATCCTCGACGGCGCCTTCACCGCGAAGGACGCCACCACCGGCGCCACCTCCTACACCGGCGCCAACATGACGGCCTCGCTGCACGGCGCGTACCTCACCGCCCTGCTCGGCAGCGTCAAGCTGTCCGCGGTCTCCGCGGTGCTCGGCGCCCTGTTCGGACTGCCGCTCGCCCAGGCCGTCGCCGGCTCCCGCTCCCGCGCGCTGCGCGAGGCCGTGCTGACCGCCTCCGGTGTGCTCGCCAACTTCGGCGGCGTCCCGCTGGCCTTCGCCTTCGTGGCCACCCTCGGCAACGCGGGCGTGCTCACCCTGCACCTCGGCCTGAAGGACAGCGGCTGGGACCTGTACAGCTTCTGGGGCCTGGTCCTCGTCTACCTGTACTTCCTCATCCCGCTGATGGTCCTCACCATCACCCCCGCCCTCGACGGCCTGCGCGCCCAGTGGCGGGAGGCCGCGCTGAACAACGGCGCCACCGGCGTGCAGTACTGGCGGCACGTGGCCCTGCCCGTGCTCGCCCCCTCCCTGCTCGGCGGATTCGTGCTGCTGTTCGGCAGTGCCTTCGCCGCCTACGCCACCGCCGCCGCGATGGTCGGCAGCGCGGTCCCGCTGGTCACCCTCCAGATCGCCGACGCCCTGTCCGGCAACGTCCTGGTCGGGCAGGAGAACGTCGCCCTCGCCCTCAGCCTCGACATGGTCCTGGTGGCCGGCCTGGTGATGGCCGTGTACCTGCCCCTGCAACGCCGGAGCGCCCGATGGCTCGACGCCTGACCCCCTGGCGGTGGGCCGTCCTCGGCCTCGCCGCCCTGTACTTCCTGGTCCCGCTCGCCGCCTCCGTGGTCTTCACGGTGGACGACCCCGACGGCATCAGCTTCGACGCCTACACCCGGATCCTCTCCACCGGCGGCTTCGTCTCCAGCCTGCTGCTGTCGCTGGAGCTGGCCGTGGCCACCATCGTGATCGTGCTGCTGCTGATGGTGCCCGCCGTGGTCGCCCTGCGGCTCGGCGCGCCCCGGCTGCGCCCGGTGGTCGAGGTGGTCTGCTCGCTGCCGCTGGTGGTGCCGCCGATCGCGTTCGTCGCGGGCATCGTCACCGTGCTCAAGTGGGGACCCGACCATCTGTCCAGGACCCCGCTGTTCCAGACCTTCGTGGCGATCCAGAACCCCAGCTTCCCCGTCGTGCTCGTCCTCGCCTACGTCGTGATGGCGCTGCCCTTCGTGTACCGGGCGCTGGACGCGGGCCTGCGCGCCATCGACGTGCGCACCCTGGTGGAGGCCGCCCGCAGCTGCGGCGCCTCCTGGCCCCAGGCGCTGGTGCGGGCCGTACTGCCCAATCTGCGCGGGGCGCTGCTGAACGCGGCCTTCCTCACGCTGGCGCTGGTCCTCGGCGAGTTCACCGTCGCCCAGCTGCTCGGCTACCAGCCCTTCGCCGTATGGATCTACAACGCCGGCAGCGACCAGGCCCAGATGTCCGTCGCCGTGTCCGTGCTCAGCCTGCTC comes from the Streptomyces sp. SUK 48 genome and includes:
- a CDS encoding ABC transporter permease subunit yields the protein MTTALTRTDVAPVASAKRRRRAPGWLAVLPLLVFTAVAFGLPALAILDGAFTAKDATTGATSYTGANMTASLHGAYLTALLGSVKLSAVSAVLGALFGLPLAQAVAGSRSRALREAVLTASGVLANFGGVPLAFAFVATLGNAGVLTLHLGLKDSGWDLYSFWGLVLVYLYFLIPLMVLTITPALDGLRAQWREAALNNGATGVQYWRHVALPVLAPSLLGGFVLLFGSAFAAYATAAAMVGSAVPLVTLQIADALSGNVLVGQENVALALSLDMVLVAGLVMAVYLPLQRRSARWLDA
- a CDS encoding GntR family transcriptional regulator, encoding MTARHEEIADELRRAIDREQYTVGSRLPSESELAAHYGVSRGTVRQAVAALTAEGLIGSRQGARRVVLASRRSQSFEELRSFAQWARAMGREATGRVVEQSYRPATHEDAVRLQLPLRTPVLHVLRLRGLDGDPVLLERTVYADWISPAVESIEPDCPSVTQRLYEDTGLVFAYGEHIIDAVACGARDAGLLRVRRTSPLLRVRRVTTTREGRPVEWSDDRYRPDAVTFSVHNSIGNNALSRKAAE
- a CDS encoding ABC transporter permease subunit; protein product: MARRLTPWRWAVLGLAALYFLVPLAASVVFTVDDPDGISFDAYTRILSTGGFVSSLLLSLELAVATIVIVLLLMVPAVVALRLGAPRLRPVVEVVCSLPLVVPPIAFVAGIVTVLKWGPDHLSRTPLFQTFVAIQNPSFPVVLVLAYVVMALPFVYRALDAGLRAIDVRTLVEAARSCGASWPQALVRAVLPNLRGALLNAAFLTLALVLGEFTVAQLLGYQPFAVWIYNAGSDQAQMSVAVSVLSLLVTWALLLALAGVGGGRNRTAPSRG
- a CDS encoding extracellular solute-binding protein, encoding MKLSLPRNAALGGSLAVVAALALSACGAAPDNASTTTKDGKSAATATSAADFGGMAALVKAAKKEGSLHIIAVPRDWANYGAIIDAFQKKYGIKIQDESPDGSSQDEINAVTSRKGQDRAPDVLDLGSSFALSAAQQGLLAPYKVTSFGDIPAGQKDPQARWYNDYGGYISIGCDAKRVKECPTTFKDLLKPQYKGQVALNGNPTKSGSAFGGVYAAALANGGSFDSVQPGLDFFAKLKKNGNYTPVESTPATVEKGETPISIDWDYLNAGYADEFRSKGLDWKVVVPSDGQYAQYYSQAITKDAPHPAAARLWQEFLYSTEGQNLWLKGYARPALMTAMESAGTLDKTAAAKLPKVSGSASFPTEAEQSKAKTVIAQGWGKAVSG
- a CDS encoding amino acid permease translates to MITRQQPSAGLGARLMRRKPVELLVAEGGQGEGGTLRRSLGLWQLTMISIGATLGTGIFVVLGEAVPKAGPAVILSFVLAGFTALFSALSYAELAGTIPVAGSSYSYAYATLGELIAWVCGWCLLLEYGVSVAAVAVGWGQYLNELLDGTVGVTFPAALSAPPGHGGVFNLPALIVVLLAMVFLLGGARESARVNTVMVCVKIAALILFCAVGLMGVRAGNYTPFMPLGMAGVSAAGGTLFFSYIGFDAASTAGEEAKDAPRDLPRAIMLSLVIVTALYVLVAAVAVGARPWRTFSGSEAALAQIMRDVTGQRFWATLLAFCAVVAIASVVLTVLYGQTRILFAMARDGLMPRIFERVDPRSGTPRANTVIVSLFCGILAAAVPLGQLADATSIGTLFAFALVNVAVVVLRRTRPGMRRTFRVPLSPLLPALGFFFCVWLMGSLSAVTWTVFGVWLAVGLVFYFVYGFRRSRLAKK
- a CDS encoding Lrp/AsnC family transcriptional regulator — encoded protein: MLNDLDERIVHALAEDARRSYADIGQLVGLSAPAVKRRVDRLRATGAITGFTVRVDPAALGWETEGYIEIYCRRNTSPETILRGLERYQEVVAASTVTGEADAIAQVFASDMRHFERVLERIAGEPFVERTKSVLVLSPLLRRFSSGAPG